The Budorcas taxicolor isolate Tak-1 chromosome 5, Takin1.1, whole genome shotgun sequence genome includes a window with the following:
- the RERG gene encoding ras-related and estrogen-regulated growth inhibitor: MAKSAEVKLAIFGRAGVGKSALVVRFLTKRFIWEYDPTLESTYRHQATIDDEVVTMEILDTAGQEDTIQREGHMRWGEGFVLVYDITDRGSFEEVLPLKNILDEIKKPKNVTLILVGNKADLDHSRQVSTEEGEKLATELACAFYECSACTGEGNITEIFYELCREVRRRRMVQGKTRRRSSTTHVKQAINKMLTKISS; the protein is encoded by the exons CTCTTGTGGTGAGATTTTTGACCAAACGGTTCATCTGGGAATATGATCCCACCCTCG AATCAACCTACCGACACCAAGCAACCATTGATGATGAAGTTGTCACCATGGAGATACTAGATACTGCTGGACAG GAAGACACCATTCAGAGGGAAGGACACATGCGATGGGGGGAAGGCTTTGTGCTGGTCTATGACATTACTGACCGAGGAAGTTTTGAGGAAGTGCTGCCACTTAAGAACATCCTGGATGAGATCAAAAAGCCCAAGAACGTGACTCTCATCTTGGTTGGAAACAAAGCTGACTTGGACCACTCCAGACAGGTCAGTACAGAAGAAGGGGAGAAGCTGGCCACAGAACTGGCATGTGCTTTTTATGAGTGTTCtgcctgcactggagaagggaacatcaCCGAGATATTCTATGAGCTGTGTCGAGAGGTACGTCGCCGGAGGATGGTCCAGGGCAAGACGAGGCGACGCAGCTCCACCACGCACGTCAAGCAAGCCATTAATAAGATGCTCACCAAAATCAGCAGTTAG